One region of Roseimicrobium gellanilyticum genomic DNA includes:
- a CDS encoding SMI1/KNR4 family protein encodes MASYDPSPKDENAERIDAGPQDDVAILVAHNGHDAGRRSMRGCGISALVWFACVGFFYLYARASSGKGSDDGMAWGVIAWPAMIFAVLIGPALGVLYGLEVVSYLNWRKKKGMANIFWRLFIGFWLLVFAALFLGFGVAGMYFVGRGMIANPDFKDLVPNLGALLLSLGLAVVGAFLAWQALRRTGASTETEDIAAAQAAAEEERREWEAVDFASLEQQLGCTLPAAFKAMMQPGSEWRKDSWTLHPKGLENEDEIYSILALHPPNEKALRTHPATGETMLCFGSADSFEYWLRPGHEDPPVYECFMESPPFDVTEIAPRLSVFLAWPKEQTW; translated from the coding sequence ATGGCCTCATACGACCCATCGCCAAAAGACGAGAACGCCGAACGCATCGATGCCGGCCCGCAAGATGACGTCGCCATCCTCGTGGCCCACAATGGACACGATGCCGGACGGAGATCCATGCGGGGATGCGGTATCTCGGCCCTGGTGTGGTTCGCGTGTGTGGGATTTTTCTACCTCTATGCCAGAGCTTCCTCTGGCAAAGGCAGCGATGACGGGATGGCCTGGGGTGTCATCGCATGGCCCGCGATGATTTTTGCGGTACTCATCGGACCGGCTCTGGGAGTGCTCTACGGCCTCGAAGTCGTGAGCTATCTCAACTGGCGGAAGAAAAAAGGAATGGCCAATATCTTCTGGCGCCTCTTCATCGGCTTCTGGCTGCTGGTGTTTGCTGCCTTGTTCCTGGGTTTTGGAGTGGCGGGAATGTATTTCGTCGGCAGGGGAATGATAGCGAATCCCGATTTCAAGGACCTCGTTCCAAATTTGGGCGCTCTGTTGCTGAGCCTTGGCCTTGCCGTCGTGGGCGCATTTCTGGCATGGCAGGCCTTGCGAAGAACAGGAGCGTCTACTGAAACAGAAGACATCGCTGCTGCCCAAGCCGCAGCAGAGGAAGAAAGGCGCGAGTGGGAGGCGGTCGACTTCGCCTCACTGGAGCAGCAACTCGGCTGCACTCTGCCTGCCGCCTTCAAAGCCATGATGCAGCCCGGCAGTGAGTGGCGGAAGGATAGCTGGACGCTCCATCCCAAGGGTCTCGAGAACGAAGACGAGATCTACTCTATCCTCGCACTGCATCCACCCAACGAGAAAGCCCTGCGCACACATCCCGCCACCGGAGAAACCATGCTTTGCTTCGGTAGCGCGGACTCATTCGAATACTGGCTGCGCCCCGGACACGAGGACCCTCCTGTGTACGAGTGCTTCATGGAAAGCCCTCCTTTCGACGTGACTGAAATCGCCCCACGCCTCTCTGTGTTTCTCGCTTGGCCAAAGGAACAGACGTGGTAG
- a CDS encoding bactofilin family protein has protein sequence MQSPDASEDPVLTEGSVLPVSWSEDLLRSLDWKRLLEVIRALAVYSGYEPGATAVEPTAAAQFFIEDPKARQKGKALVRLAPWSRWMATVDCVTGFVEVLAANGHIPGIYIAPAGATPGAQTAARSRGIQLLDARLLAARLNELPQEYSEYFHDRTMSGVATVPTCPICLRPMTSAEEPDPGTVNIDDLPDLRYATHDIVGEPIHARRIEVLQSGEVHFLREVRARDVVVNGVVKGDFVCDRSLLLNPGGVLYGSVAARSVLVRPGGELNGETRILQGPLEPIAKLARAWAWRCEHVPAQPGCEKVVFHPH, from the coding sequence ATGCAATCCCCTGATGCATCCGAGGACCCGGTCCTGACCGAGGGCTCGGTGCTGCCGGTGAGTTGGTCAGAGGACCTGCTCCGCAGCCTGGACTGGAAACGTCTGCTGGAGGTCATCCGCGCCCTGGCCGTGTACTCCGGCTATGAGCCCGGTGCCACGGCGGTGGAGCCTACGGCGGCAGCCCAATTTTTCATCGAAGACCCCAAGGCCCGTCAGAAGGGGAAGGCTCTGGTGCGGCTGGCCCCCTGGAGCCGCTGGATGGCCACGGTGGATTGCGTGACCGGTTTTGTGGAGGTCCTGGCGGCGAATGGCCACATCCCCGGCATCTACATCGCCCCCGCTGGCGCCACCCCTGGTGCCCAAACAGCGGCCCGCAGCCGGGGCATTCAGCTCCTGGACGCCCGCCTGCTTGCGGCCCGGCTGAATGAGCTGCCGCAGGAGTACAGCGAGTATTTTCATGACCGCACCATGTCGGGCGTGGCCACGGTGCCCACCTGTCCGATCTGCTTGCGTCCGATGACCAGCGCGGAGGAGCCGGACCCCGGTACTGTGAACATCGATGACCTGCCGGACCTGCGCTATGCGACCCACGATATCGTTGGGGAGCCCATCCATGCCCGGCGCATTGAGGTGCTCCAGAGCGGGGAGGTGCACTTCCTGCGCGAGGTGCGCGCCCGGGATGTGGTGGTGAATGGCGTGGTGAAGGGTGACTTTGTCTGTGACCGCTCTTTGCTGCTGAATCCCGGAGGTGTCTTATATGGGAGTGTGGCCGCGCGGTCGGTGCTCGTGCGCCCCGGCGGCGAGCTCAATGGCGAGACCCGCATCCTGCAGGGACCTCTGGAGCCCATTGCGAAACTCGCGCGTGCCTGGGCCTGGCGTTGTGAGCATGTGCCCGCCCAGCCGGGGTGTGAGAAGGTGGTGTTTCACCCGCATTGA